From Labeo rohita strain BAU-BD-2019 chromosome 18, IGBB_LRoh.1.0, whole genome shotgun sequence, the proteins below share one genomic window:
- the slc24a5 gene encoding sodium/potassium/calcium exchanger 5: protein MMRTDVVLHRKKRRDVLLYIIAVVLLIFAVVHLIFYAGKSFQGSASARVRRDLENASDCIPPQSSEFPEGFFTVQERKDGGILIYFMIIFYMLLSVSIVCDDYFLPSLELISERLGLSQDVAGATFMAAGSSAPELVTAFLGVFVTKGDIGVSTIMGSAVYNLLCICAACGLLTSVVGRLSCWPLFRDCVAYAISVAAVIAIISDNRVHWYDGACLLLVYGVYVCVLCFDLKISEYVMQRFSPCCSCVNKSSQERDEQQPLMGWSENSSLRLHRRSRADSGIFQDDSGYSHLSLSLHGLNEITDEQKSVFAMPEHDLKRILWVLSLPVVVLLFLTVPDCRRRFWRKCYMITFLMSAVWISGFTYVLVWMVTIVGETLGIPDTVMGMTLLAAGTSIPDTVASVMVAREGKADMAMSNIVGSNVFDMLCLGLPWFIKTVFVDTGSPVEVNSAGLVFMSCTLLLSIVFLFVAVHINGWKLDWKLGLVSLVCYVLFATLSILYELGIIGNNPIRSCGD, encoded by the exons ATGATGAGGACAGACGTGGTTCTTCACAGGAAGAAGCGCAGAGACGTTCTGCTGTACATCATCGCTGTAGTTTTGCTGATATTCGCCGTGGTTCATCTCATCTTCTATGCTGGAAAGAGTTTTCAGGGTTCGGCGTCTGCGAGAGTCCGCCGGGATCTCG agaaTGCGTCTGACTGTATCCCACCGCAGTCGTCTGAATttcctgaaggatttttcacgGTTCAGGAGAGGAAGGATGGAGGGATTCTGATTTACTTCATGATCATTTTCTACATGCTTCTGTCCGTGTCGATCGTGTGTGACGATTACTTCCTGCCGTCTCTGGAGCTCATCAGCGAGC gactCGGTCTTTCGCAGGACGTCGCTGGAGCAACTTTCATGGCTGCCGGGAGCTCGGCACCAGAACTCGTCACCGCGTTTCTGg GTGTGTTCGTGACGAAGGGAGACATCGGCGTGAGCACCATCATGGGGTCGGCCGTCTATAACCTGCTGTGCATCTGTGCGGCGTGTGGCCTGCTGACCTCTGTG gtggGTCGTCTCTCCTGCTGGCCGTTGTTTAGGGATTGCGTGGCGTACGCCATCAGCGTCGCAGCAGTCATCGCCATCATCTCAGATAACAGAGTTCACTG GTATGACGGCGCGTGTCTCCTGCTGGTGTACGGCGTGTacgtgtgtgtgctgtgtttcGATCTGAAGATCAGCGAGTACGTGATGCAGCGCTTCAGTCCGTGCTGCTCGTGTGTGAATAAGAGCTCGCAGGAGCGCGACGAGCAGCAGCCGCTGATGGGATGGAGCGAGAACAGCAGCCTCCGCCTTCACCGCCGCTCCAGAGCCGACAGCGGCATCTTCCAGGACGACTCGGGATATTCCCACCTGTCGCTCAGCCTGCACGGCCTGAACGAGATAACGGACG AGCAGAAGAGCGTGTTCGCGATGCCGGAACACGATCTGAAGCGGATCCTGTGGGTTTTGTCGCTGCCGGTCGTCGTTCTGCTGTTCCTGACCGTTCCCGACTGCAGGAGACGCTTCTGGAGGAAATGCTACATGATCACCTTCCTGATGTCGGCCGTCTGGATCTCCGGATTCACATACGTGCTGGTGTGGATGGTCACCATCGTCG GAGAGACGCTGGGAATCCCGGACACGGTGATGGGAATGACACTTCTGGCAGCGGGAACCAGCATCCCGGACACCGTGGCCAGCGTGATGGTCGCTCGcgaag GTAAAGCTGACATGGCCATGTCCAACATCGTGGGCTCAAACGTGTTCGACATGCTGTGTCTGGGTCTGCCGTGGTTCATCAAGACGGTGTTTGTGGACACTGGGTCTCCGGTGGAGGTCAACAGCGCGGGTCTGGTCTTCATGTCCTGCACGCTGCTGCTCTCCATCGTCTTCCTCTTTGTGGCCGTTCACATCAACGGCTGGAAGCTGGACTGGAAGCTGGGTCTGGTGTCTCTGGTGTGTTACGTGCTCTTCGCCACGCTGTCCATCCTCTACGAGCTCGGGATCATCGGGAACAATCCCATCCGCTCCTGCGGTGACTGA